In Microbacterium cremeum, a genomic segment contains:
- a CDS encoding cytochrome b/b6 domain-containing protein has product MAQHAGTDASTPRVVTPEPAAAPAPAEASATHVAQHAGTDASTPRVVTPEPAAAAARTLRRGLPRVPGGEPWPPAEAARPPASGDAPVAPPEAVGAAIPAAPAAAAPAGTPAAATEVAQHAGTDASTPRVATPESASIAPAGAATRPLRRGLPRVPGGDPWPPEGLAPAAPVAQAAQAAQAAPAAPAAEVAQHAETRAPTPRVVTPEPATAEPVTPEPATAEPATAEPATPAAPVLASTPTGVPLSQPLTFTRTVWPGAAARTRPAPKPEPERIGPFTRLQWAGAIIVGGGGLLVAAGLAVLFVRWLLSMPWGQDFLAAYPGEYHLPAGAPVGFPAWLGWQHFFNVFLMVLIIRSGLRVRTEKRPSVFWSPRNNGRRKISLNLWFHQSLDILWLVNGVIFVALLFLTGQWMRIVPTSWEVFPNALSATLQYVSLDWPTENGWVNYNSLQQLAYFATVFIAAPLAAITGVRMSGVWPKNATGLSKAYPVEWARAVHFPVMLYFVAFIAVHVFLVLATGALRNLNHMYAAQGSADPDAYAANWTGFWLFVASLVVIAAAWIAARPLILAPIARVFGKVSGR; this is encoded by the coding sequence GTGGCACAACACGCGGGGACGGATGCCTCGACCCCGCGTGTCGTGACCCCCGAACCCGCCGCGGCTCCCGCACCGGCCGAGGCGTCGGCGACTCATGTGGCACAACACGCGGGGACGGATGCCTCGACCCCGCGTGTCGTGACCCCCGAACCCGCCGCGGCTGCCGCGCGGACCTTGCGCCGGGGGCTGCCGCGCGTGCCCGGCGGCGAGCCGTGGCCGCCGGCCGAGGCCGCCCGTCCGCCCGCTTCGGGCGACGCCCCGGTCGCGCCTCCGGAGGCAGTGGGCGCCGCCATCCCCGCCGCGCCCGCGGCCGCAGCGCCCGCCGGAACCCCCGCGGCTGCGACTGAAGTGGCACAACACGCGGGGACGGATGCCTCGACCCCGCGTGTCGCGACCCCCGAATCCGCGTCGATCGCACCGGCCGGGGCGGCGACGCGACCGTTGCGACGCGGACTCCCGCGCGTGCCGGGCGGCGACCCGTGGCCGCCCGAGGGCCTCGCGCCCGCCGCGCCAGTCGCACAGGCCGCGCAGGCCGCGCAGGCCGCGCCCGCCGCCCCCGCCGCAGAAGTGGCGCAACACGCCGAGACGCGGGCCCCGACCCCGCGTGTCGTGACACCCGAACCTGCGACCGCCGAGCCGGTGACACCCGAACCGGCGACCGCCGAGCCGGCGACCGCCGAGCCGGCGACGCCGGCGGCACCGGTCCTCGCGAGCACTCCGACGGGAGTGCCGCTTTCGCAGCCGCTGACGTTCACCCGCACCGTCTGGCCCGGCGCCGCGGCCCGCACGCGGCCCGCGCCGAAGCCCGAGCCGGAGCGGATCGGTCCGTTCACCCGGTTGCAGTGGGCGGGCGCGATCATCGTGGGCGGCGGCGGGCTGCTGGTCGCCGCGGGACTGGCCGTCCTCTTCGTGCGCTGGCTGCTGTCGATGCCGTGGGGGCAGGACTTCCTCGCCGCGTACCCGGGCGAGTACCACCTGCCTGCCGGTGCGCCGGTCGGGTTCCCGGCGTGGCTGGGGTGGCAGCACTTCTTCAACGTGTTCCTGATGGTGCTGATCATCCGGTCGGGGCTGCGGGTGCGCACCGAGAAGCGGCCCTCCGTGTTCTGGTCACCGCGCAACAACGGCCGCCGCAAGATCAGCCTGAATCTCTGGTTCCACCAGTCGCTCGACATCCTGTGGCTGGTCAACGGCGTGATCTTCGTGGCGCTGCTGTTCCTCACCGGGCAGTGGATGCGGATCGTGCCGACCTCGTGGGAGGTGTTCCCGAACGCGCTGAGCGCCACGCTGCAGTACGTGTCGCTAGACTGGCCGACCGAGAACGGCTGGGTCAACTACAACTCGCTGCAGCAGCTGGCGTACTTCGCGACCGTGTTCATCGCGGCGCCGCTCGCCGCGATCACCGGCGTGCGGATGTCGGGCGTGTGGCCCAAGAACGCCACCGGTCTCAGCAAGGCGTACCCGGTGGAATGGGCGCGCGCCGTGCACTTCCCGGTGATGCTGTACTTCGTCGCATTCATCGCGGTGCACGTGTTCCTGGTGCTCGCCACCGGCGCGCTGCGCAACCTCAACCACATGTACGCCGCGCAAGGGTCCGCCGACCCCGACGCGTACGCCGCGAACTGGACCGGGTTCTGGCTCTTCGTCGCGTCGCTCGTGGTCATCGCCGCCGCGTGGATCGCCGCCCGCCCCCTCATCCTCGCGCCCATCGCACGGGTGTTCGGCAAAGTCTCGGGCCGCTGA
- a CDS encoding sensor histidine kinase, which translates to MTSTPPFRPVARPAQLGAAVVHLAALGAIGPGILAVLFSMLGAGIGLLLVVGIGVLVLVALVYAIFAVGWVETARVDGLYHFGVRLPRPRRSGRPGFGGLLRTIWQQATDAASWRGVANFVISVILGWLVVLLFSALASGVVLAFSPLFAGTEAVRLARTGIDVPLAWAVPAGIITVVVAAASIVGLAALHGILSRAIIVPSREPQLAEAVRTSTQQHAGAVRAADVERTRIERDLHDGVQPRLVSVGMTLGLAQQKIDADPAAAKELISEAHTSTKAAITELRQLARGIHASVLDDRGLDAALSALAGRSVVPVLLDVRLDDRCSRNAETAAYFAIAEALTNAAKHSHATECRVVVRLREPGILWARVEDNGMGGARVVPGGGLDGIVNRVLSVGGEARIDSPAGGPTSVEVSIPCAS; encoded by the coding sequence ATGACCTCGACCCCTCCCTTCCGCCCGGTCGCCCGCCCGGCCCAGCTCGGCGCCGCGGTCGTGCATCTGGCAGCGCTGGGTGCGATCGGTCCCGGCATCCTCGCCGTCCTCTTCTCCATGCTCGGAGCGGGGATCGGCCTCCTCCTCGTCGTCGGGATCGGCGTCCTCGTGCTCGTGGCCCTCGTCTACGCGATCTTCGCGGTCGGCTGGGTCGAGACGGCGCGAGTCGACGGGCTCTACCACTTCGGAGTGCGTCTGCCTCGCCCCCGGCGCAGCGGCCGGCCCGGGTTCGGCGGACTCCTGCGCACCATCTGGCAGCAGGCCACCGACGCCGCGAGCTGGCGAGGGGTGGCGAACTTCGTGATCTCGGTGATCCTGGGCTGGCTCGTCGTCCTGCTGTTCAGCGCCCTGGCGTCGGGCGTCGTCCTGGCGTTCTCGCCGCTGTTCGCCGGCACCGAGGCTGTGCGCCTGGCGCGCACCGGCATCGACGTGCCGCTGGCGTGGGCCGTGCCCGCCGGCATCATCACCGTCGTCGTGGCCGCCGCGTCGATCGTCGGGCTCGCGGCGCTGCACGGCATCCTCTCGCGTGCGATCATCGTCCCCTCCCGTGAGCCGCAGCTGGCCGAGGCGGTACGCACGTCGACGCAGCAGCACGCCGGCGCGGTCCGCGCCGCGGACGTGGAGCGCACCCGCATCGAGCGGGATCTTCACGACGGCGTGCAGCCCAGGCTCGTCTCGGTCGGGATGACGCTGGGGCTCGCCCAGCAGAAGATCGACGCCGACCCCGCCGCGGCCAAGGAGCTGATCTCCGAGGCGCACACCTCGACGAAGGCGGCCATCACCGAGCTGCGGCAGCTCGCTCGCGGCATCCACGCCTCCGTCCTGGACGATCGCGGTCTCGACGCGGCGCTGTCGGCCCTCGCCGGCCGGTCGGTCGTTCCCGTCCTGCTGGATGTCCGGCTGGACGATCGGTGCAGCCGCAACGCCGAGACGGCTGCGTACTTCGCGATCGCCGAGGCGCTCACCAATGCCGCCAAGCACTCCCACGCGACCGAATGCCGCGTCGTGGTGAGACTGCGTGAGCCCGGGATCCTGTGGGCGCGTGTCGAAGACAACGGCATGGGCGGCGCACGCGTCGTGCCCGGCGGGGGACTCGACGGCATCGTCAACCGGGTGCTGTCGGTCGGTGGCGAAGCGCGCATCGACAGTCCCGCGGGCGGTCCGACGAGCGTGGAGGTGAGCATCCCGTGCGCATCGTGA
- a CDS encoding LuxR C-terminal-related transcriptional regulator, translated as MRIVICEDSALLREGLVRVLEDAGHQVVAALPDASRLDETVDDQAPDLCILDVRLPPRWTDEGIRAALALRKRLPELAVVVLSQYVEERYASDLIASSGGALGYLLKDRVADVSDFLEAVERIAAGATVLDPEVVAQLLNRRTRDRRLQRLTARESTVLALIAEGRSNQAIAKALNISEGSVEKHITALFQKLELEPDEHGNRRVLAALVHLEHGGSAPQTGTNR; from the coding sequence GTGCGCATCGTGATCTGCGAAGACTCCGCTCTGCTGCGCGAGGGCCTGGTGAGGGTGCTGGAGGATGCCGGCCACCAGGTCGTCGCCGCGCTGCCGGACGCATCGCGGCTCGACGAGACGGTCGACGACCAGGCGCCCGACCTGTGCATCCTGGACGTCCGACTGCCGCCGAGGTGGACCGACGAGGGCATCCGCGCCGCGCTCGCGCTGCGGAAACGACTGCCCGAACTCGCGGTGGTGGTGCTGTCGCAGTACGTCGAGGAGCGCTACGCGTCGGACCTCATCGCCTCCAGCGGCGGCGCGCTCGGCTATCTGCTCAAAGATCGCGTCGCCGACGTGTCGGACTTCCTCGAGGCGGTCGAGCGCATCGCGGCAGGGGCCACGGTGCTCGACCCCGAAGTGGTCGCGCAGCTGCTGAACCGTCGCACCCGCGACCGGCGGCTGCAGCGCCTCACCGCCCGGGAGTCGACGGTGCTGGCACTGATCGCCGAGGGCCGGTCGAACCAGGCCATCGCGAAGGCGCTGAACATCAGCGAGGGCAGCGTCGAGAAGCACATCACGGCGCTCTTCCAGAAGCTCGAACTGGAGCCCGACGAGCACGGCAACCGGCGCGTGCTCGCTGCGCTGGTCCACCTCGAACACGGCGGCTCCGCGCCGCAGACAGGAACGAATCGATGA
- a CDS encoding pentapeptide repeat-containing protein: MTTRSARPGRPHRTQPPSFDFDPSRLSGLASGDAGAFAAEQFEATAYTDLALAEWQVGVGTTIDGCRFTTLELGSWTLRGSRIVESAFDGADVPVVSAARATLRDVDIRDSRFGSIEAYDGAWRGIRFTRCRLGFVNLRATELLDVAFEDCTIDEIDLLDATARRVAFDGSRIGALNVGGATLTDVDLRGADLQEVVGMTGLRGATISPDQLQLMAGALAELAGLRVED, encoded by the coding sequence ATGACCACGCGCTCCGCACGGCCCGGCAGGCCTCACCGCACCCAGCCGCCGTCTTTCGACTTCGACCCGTCGCGGCTCTCCGGGCTGGCGTCCGGCGACGCCGGCGCTTTCGCCGCGGAGCAGTTCGAGGCCACGGCCTACACCGACCTCGCTCTCGCCGAGTGGCAGGTGGGCGTCGGGACGACGATCGACGGATGCCGCTTCACGACGCTCGAGCTCGGCTCCTGGACGCTGCGCGGGTCGCGCATCGTGGAGTCCGCGTTCGACGGGGCCGACGTCCCGGTGGTCTCGGCCGCCCGTGCGACGCTGCGCGACGTCGACATCCGCGACAGCAGGTTCGGATCCATCGAGGCGTACGACGGTGCGTGGCGCGGCATCCGGTTCACCCGCTGCCGGCTCGGATTCGTGAACCTGCGCGCGACGGAGCTGCTCGATGTCGCCTTCGAGGACTGCACGATCGACGAGATCGACCTGCTCGACGCCACCGCGCGACGCGTCGCCTTCGACGGCAGCCGGATCGGCGCGCTCAACGTCGGCGGCGCGACGCTCACCGACGTCGACCTGCGCGGCGCGGATCTGCAGGAGGTCGTGGGCATGACGGGTCTTCGCGGCGCGACGATCTCGCCGGATCAGCTGCAGCTCATGGCCGGCGCGCTCGCCGAGCTCGCGGGTCTTCGCGTCGAGGACTGA
- the cofE gene encoding coenzyme F420-0:L-glutamate ligase, with the protein MPLRPPLTVWPLDGIPEITAGTDLVDVIARAGGSELAGGDILVVTSKIVSKAEDRFVVADDREDAITAETVRVVASRTFPNGATTRIVENRLGVVSAAAGVDASNTPEGTVLLLPVDPDASARAIAAGLRERLGIEVGVIVSDTLGRAWREGQTDHAIGAGGVHVFEDLRGATDAEGRPLVVTMPCVADELAAATDLVKGKAARLPVAVVRGRADLVGPLDLPGARSIVRPLERDMFRLGADEAYAEGFAAGEASARDAVADAFQSGP; encoded by the coding sequence ATGCCGCTTCGCCCTCCGCTCACCGTCTGGCCCCTGGACGGCATCCCCGAGATCACCGCCGGCACCGACCTCGTCGACGTCATCGCCCGGGCCGGCGGGTCCGAGCTCGCCGGCGGTGACATCCTCGTGGTGACCTCGAAGATCGTCTCGAAGGCCGAGGACAGGTTCGTCGTGGCCGACGACCGAGAAGACGCCATCACCGCCGAGACGGTGCGGGTCGTGGCATCCCGCACCTTTCCCAACGGAGCGACGACCCGCATCGTCGAGAACCGGCTCGGAGTGGTGTCGGCGGCCGCAGGCGTCGATGCGTCGAACACCCCCGAGGGTACTGTGCTGCTGCTGCCGGTCGACCCCGACGCGTCGGCGCGCGCGATCGCCGCGGGCCTGCGCGAGCGTCTCGGCATCGAGGTCGGCGTGATCGTGTCGGACACCCTCGGCCGCGCGTGGCGCGAGGGCCAGACCGACCACGCGATCGGCGCCGGCGGCGTGCACGTCTTCGAAGACCTTCGCGGGGCGACGGATGCCGAAGGCCGGCCGCTCGTCGTCACGATGCCGTGCGTCGCGGACGAGCTGGCGGCGGCGACCGATCTCGTCAAGGGCAAGGCCGCGCGCCTGCCGGTGGCCGTCGTCCGGGGCCGGGCGGATCTCGTCGGCCCCCTCGACCTGCCCGGCGCCCGCTCCATCGTGCGCCCGCTCGAGCGCGACATGTTCCGGCTCGGCGCCGACGAGGCCTACGCCGAGGGCTTCGCCGCCGGCGAGGCATCGGCCCGCGACGCCGTGGCCGACGCCTTCCAGTCCGGTCCGTAG
- a CDS encoding GNAT family N-acetyltransferase: MEAELQTDIVVRPVRDVDAEALGRVHATCWHETYDHLISKAALEAVSPKRMAELWTHWAAQGPEFKMYAALVNGDIVGFAGSGPARDRDAPRFRELYFIYLLDAFHGTGIGQKLFDAVVEKDEPLYLWVAEDNPRAHRFYTRNGFALDGATHTEPFLGETLTEVRFVR, translated from the coding sequence ATGGAAGCCGAACTCCAGACCGACATCGTCGTCCGTCCGGTGCGAGACGTCGACGCCGAAGCCCTCGGCCGCGTGCACGCCACGTGCTGGCACGAGACGTACGACCACCTCATCAGCAAGGCCGCCCTCGAAGCGGTCTCGCCCAAGCGCATGGCCGAGCTGTGGACCCACTGGGCTGCACAGGGCCCCGAGTTCAAGATGTACGCCGCCCTCGTCAACGGCGACATCGTCGGGTTCGCGGGGTCGGGCCCGGCCCGCGATCGTGACGCACCGCGGTTCCGCGAGCTCTACTTCATCTACCTGCTCGACGCCTTCCACGGCACCGGCATCGGACAGAAGCTGTTCGACGCGGTCGTCGAGAAGGACGAGCCGCTGTACCTGTGGGTCGCCGAAGACAACCCGCGCGCCCACCGCTTCTACACGCGCAACGGCTTCGCCCTCGACGGCGCGACGCACACCGAGCCGTTCCTCGGCGAGACGCTCACCGAGGTGCGCTTCGTGCGCTGA
- a CDS encoding SGNH/GDSL hydrolase family protein has protein sequence MARSARFVVLAATLSLAAVVAAAAVASPAVAKPPSGKGKPTPTATASPTPTATPTPTPTATPTPTPTPTPPGDPLDVIAAVGDSISVSYNTVGFGSYPQYSWSTGTAITSHRVQLQQQTGGSLTAANVAQVGASSAGLATQIAAAAGAGADYLTIEIGANDACTSTVAGMTSTADFESRVRAALAGFSAQRPTADIMVASIPNLYRMWQVSKDKFAARFIWASAGVCQSMLANPLSTTTTDVQRRLAVQARVDAFNAALAAACADTPRCSFDDYAVADYIFTSAHVSTADYFHPSVEGQRVLAEITWPHSPFASG, from the coding sequence ATGGCTCGCAGCGCGCGCTTCGTCGTCCTGGCCGCAACTCTGTCTCTCGCCGCGGTCGTGGCCGCAGCCGCCGTCGCCTCGCCGGCGGTGGCCAAGCCCCCGTCCGGCAAGGGCAAGCCGACGCCGACGGCGACGGCATCGCCGACGCCGACCGCGACGCCGACGCCCACGCCGACCGCGACGCCGACGCCGACACCGACGCCGACGCCGCCCGGGGACCCCCTCGACGTCATCGCGGCCGTGGGCGACTCGATCTCCGTCTCGTACAACACCGTCGGCTTCGGCTCGTATCCGCAGTACAGCTGGTCGACCGGCACGGCGATCACCTCGCACCGCGTGCAGCTGCAGCAGCAGACGGGTGGTTCGCTCACGGCGGCGAACGTGGCACAGGTCGGCGCTTCCTCGGCCGGCCTCGCGACCCAGATCGCCGCCGCGGCGGGAGCGGGCGCCGACTATCTGACGATCGAGATCGGCGCGAACGACGCGTGCACCTCGACCGTGGCGGGCATGACGTCGACCGCCGACTTCGAATCACGCGTCCGGGCCGCGCTCGCCGGGTTCAGCGCTCAGCGACCGACCGCCGACATCATGGTCGCCAGCATCCCGAACCTGTACCGGATGTGGCAGGTGTCGAAGGACAAGTTCGCCGCGCGCTTCATCTGGGCGAGCGCGGGGGTCTGCCAATCGATGCTCGCCAACCCCCTCAGCACCACGACGACCGACGTGCAGCGGCGTCTGGCGGTGCAGGCGCGCGTCGACGCGTTCAACGCGGCGCTCGCCGCGGCGTGCGCAGACACGCCGCGGTGCAGCTTCGACGACTATGCGGTGGCGGACTACATCTTCACCTCGGCGCACGTCTCGACGGCGGACTACTTCCACCCGAGCGTCGAGGGGCAGCGCGTGCTCGCCGAGATCACCTGGCCGCACTCGCCATTCGCGAGCGGATGA
- a CDS encoding thioesterase family protein codes for MNVIWRTLMVMLTARRRVRRSGRLGPTEVGRVRLTTLPTDIDLLQHMNNGRYLSLFDLGRWDLLVRTGLWDVMKARGWYAVVSSETVTFRKSLNLWQRFDVESRMIGHDDKAVYLEHRAVVDGEVYARAIIRARMMKRSGGTLSHEELFAAVGRPEGIPEVEEWVHEWAAASALPPTRADAPSTWN; via the coding sequence GTGAACGTGATCTGGCGGACCCTGATGGTGATGCTCACGGCGCGGCGCCGCGTGCGACGGTCGGGGCGGCTCGGGCCCACCGAGGTCGGGCGGGTGCGGTTGACCACCCTCCCGACCGACATCGACCTGCTGCAGCACATGAACAACGGCCGCTACCTGTCGCTGTTCGATCTCGGACGCTGGGATCTGCTCGTGCGCACCGGGCTGTGGGACGTCATGAAGGCGCGCGGGTGGTACGCGGTGGTCTCGAGCGAGACGGTCACGTTCCGCAAGTCGCTGAACCTGTGGCAGCGGTTCGACGTCGAGTCGCGCATGATCGGCCATGACGACAAGGCGGTGTACCTCGAGCACCGCGCTGTCGTCGACGGCGAGGTCTACGCGCGCGCCATCATCCGCGCGCGCATGATGAAGCGGTCCGGGGGCACGCTGTCGCACGAGGAGCTGTTCGCGGCCGTCGGGCGCCCCGAGGGGATCCCGGAAGTGGAGGAGTGGGTGCACGAGTGGGCCGCGGCATCCGCCCTGCCTCCCACGCGCGCCGACGCCCCGAGCACCTGGAACTGA
- a CDS encoding DUF4352 domain-containing protein, with protein MTAEPETGAIATGATAASPATAGVAPDSQGPPTAPIAPSSRLPGWATWAIGSGLIGLAWFVALMTPGEEQAQAPFPVAAAIGEPAMGRNLSATITDVRRAAEVMDTDGWMAEGNWLVVDLQAASVLSEGGAIKHAILEVDGVRFSASGRPESLLDTTMTAGVAQTGSLAFELPQDLSAGAGRLELALAKDVRLDSMIVLSLDLADVPVVDEAELAETGWVSP; from the coding sequence ATGACGGCTGAACCCGAGACAGGAGCGATCGCCACGGGAGCGACAGCCGCAAGCCCCGCGACTGCCGGCGTGGCGCCGGACTCCCAGGGCCCGCCGACGGCGCCCATCGCGCCGTCGAGCCGTCTCCCAGGCTGGGCGACGTGGGCGATCGGCTCCGGCCTCATCGGCCTCGCCTGGTTCGTCGCACTCATGACTCCGGGGGAGGAGCAGGCACAGGCGCCGTTCCCGGTCGCGGCGGCGATCGGCGAGCCGGCGATGGGGCGCAACCTCAGTGCGACGATCACGGACGTTCGGCGCGCCGCCGAAGTCATGGACACGGACGGCTGGATGGCGGAGGGGAACTGGCTCGTCGTCGACCTGCAGGCCGCGTCCGTCCTCTCCGAGGGCGGAGCCATCAAGCACGCGATCCTCGAGGTCGATGGGGTCCGGTTCAGCGCCAGCGGTCGCCCGGAGTCCCTGCTCGACACGACGATGACGGCGGGCGTCGCCCAGACCGGCAGCCTCGCGTTCGAGCTTCCGCAGGACCTCTCGGCGGGAGCGGGCAGGCTGGAGCTCGCGCTCGCGAAGGACGTGCGGCTCGACTCCATGATCGTGCTGTCGCTCGACCTCGCCGACGTGCCGGTCGTCGACGAGGCCGAGTTGGCTGAGACGGGCTGGGTGAGCCCGTGA